In Arcobacter lacus, one genomic interval encodes:
- a CDS encoding tetratricopeptide repeat protein has product MIKIATFFTKLFLPVLPFFILSGCSNYGKNADVLSNELAIAEQCRDMNITFERDCYDLISYKNSFAQLRLGLDAQNRGLFEESLKRYTLAKEQGNFYAISLIADLYSNGLGVDMDDKKAFNLLKSTKDIDPIAAYKISYFYFSQGNYVDGVKYLTLAGENGVKTAQNELSILYSNGQYIEPDLEKSEFWTLQYEENNDDFMKKIYGR; this is encoded by the coding sequence ATGATTAAAATTGCTACATTTTTTACAAAGTTATTTTTACCTGTTTTACCATTTTTTATTTTAAGTGGATGTTCAAATTATGGTAAAAATGCAGATGTTTTATCAAATGAACTTGCAATTGCAGAACAATGTAGAGATATGAATATAACATTTGAAAGAGATTGTTATGATTTGATTTCATATAAAAACTCTTTTGCCCAACTAAGACTTGGATTAGATGCTCAAAATAGAGGTTTATTTGAAGAATCACTAAAAAGATATACTTTGGCTAAAGAACAAGGTAATTTTTATGCAATATCTTTGATTGCTGATTTATATAGCAATGGTTTGGGTGTTGATATGGACGATAAAAAAGCATTTAATCTTTTAAAAAGTACGAAAGATATCGATCCTATAGCTGCGTATAAAATATCGTATTTTTATTTTTCACAAGGAAATTATGTAGATGGAGTTAAATATTTAACTCTTGCTGGAGAAAATGGCGTAAAAACTGCACAAAATGAATTAAGTATTCTTTATTCAAATGGGCAATATATTGAGCCAGATTTAGAAAAAAGTGAATTTTGGACTCTTCAATATGAAGAGAACAATGATGATTTTATGAAAAAAATTTATGGAAGATAG
- a CDS encoding NAD(P)/FAD-dependent oxidoreductase: protein MEKVVIIGGGYAGIYALRELIKNKNIKITLIDKHTYHNLQPEVYDLIANKSTFADVTIDLTTLCRGFNHNYLEFKNLKVRKIDQRAKKIYTEEQEIVEFDYLIMAAGTRTFFPPTIPGLNNADDIKKLHRAITFKQSFERQLFEKIKNEAKECADTHIVVVGAGLSGVEIAAEMAYYSNKFFKRGNFSCDNLKISLISSSVSILPGLKQDLINISQQRLKDLGINIITNTKLQKVEDGYCYFSNGTKVSHSFVIFTGGVEASTITSELEDVSKNAKGQIVVNEFMQTDKYENIFAIGDMAEVKNLKGEIMPPNVTIARISGTNAGRNVLNMIANKSLEKCDPKLDGILIALGGQYAAGDIYGILTVKGRLAYEIKKYVFSSYRAPLIKLIKKGYAKLRRL from the coding sequence ATGGAAAAAGTAGTAATTATTGGTGGTGGATATGCGGGAATTTACGCATTAAGAGAATTAATAAAAAATAAAAATATTAAAATAACTTTGATTGATAAACATACTTATCATAACTTACAACCAGAAGTTTATGATTTAATAGCAAATAAATCTACGTTTGCTGATGTAACTATCGATTTAACAACTTTATGTAGAGGATTTAATCATAATTATTTAGAGTTTAAAAATCTAAAAGTGAGAAAAATAGACCAACGTGCAAAAAAGATTTACACAGAAGAACAAGAAATAGTTGAATTTGATTATTTGATTATGGCAGCAGGAACAAGAACTTTTTTCCCTCCAACTATTCCAGGACTTAATAACGCAGATGATATAAAAAAGCTTCATAGAGCAATCACTTTTAAACAAAGTTTTGAAAGACAACTTTTTGAAAAAATAAAAAATGAAGCAAAAGAGTGTGCAGATACACATATTGTAGTTGTAGGAGCTGGACTTTCAGGAGTTGAAATAGCAGCTGAAATGGCATATTATTCAAATAAATTTTTCAAAAGAGGAAATTTCAGTTGTGATAATCTAAAAATTTCTTTAATTAGTAGTTCAGTTTCTATTCTTCCTGGTTTAAAACAAGATCTAATAAATATTTCTCAACAAAGATTGAAGGATTTAGGAATAAATATTATTACAAATACAAAACTTCAAAAAGTTGAAGATGGGTATTGCTATTTTTCAAATGGAACAAAAGTAAGCCACTCTTTTGTAATTTTTACAGGAGGAGTTGAAGCCTCAACAATAACTTCAGAATTAGAAGATGTTTCGAAAAATGCAAAAGGTCAAATTGTAGTAAATGAATTTATGCAAACTGATAAATATGAAAATATTTTTGCTATTGGTGATATGGCTGAGGTTAAAAATTTAAAAGGTGAGATTATGCCTCCAAATGTAACAATTGCAAGAATTAGCGGTACAAATGCTGGAAGAAATGTTTTAAATATGATTGCAAATAAATCTTTAGAAAAATGTGATCCAAAACTTGATGGAATTTTAATTGCTCTTGGTGGACAATATGCTGCTGGTGATATTTATGGGATATTAACAGTTAAAGGAAGATTGGCTTATGAGATTAAAAAATATGTATTTAGTTCTTATAGAGCACCACTTATAAAATTGATTAAAAAAGGTTATGCAAAACTTAGAAGACTCTAG
- the nfo gene encoding deoxyribonuclease IV produces MKYVGAHVSASGGVFNAPINATQIGAKAFALFTKNQRQWSAKALDNKTIDLWFKELEKSKIEPKHILPHDSYLINLGHPDSDAREKSIESFLDEVQRCEILALDRLNFHPGSHLRKISEEECLDNIAESMNRVIDKTSAVKLVIENTAGQGSNLGYKFEHLAYIIDKIEDKARVGVCIDTCHMFTAGYDIRTREAYDKTWNEFEKIVGFKYLSGMHINDSKPELGSRVDRHDSLGCGKIGWDAFEFIMNDKRMDDIPLVLETIDESIWAEEIKTLYNFIK; encoded by the coding sequence ATGAAATATGTAGGAGCTCATGTAAGTGCAAGTGGTGGAGTTTTTAATGCTCCAATAAATGCTACTCAAATAGGAGCAAAAGCTTTTGCTCTTTTTACAAAAAACCAAAGACAATGGAGTGCAAAAGCACTTGATAATAAAACAATAGATTTGTGGTTTAAAGAATTAGAAAAATCAAAAATAGAACCAAAACATATTTTACCTCATGACTCATATTTGATAAACTTAGGGCATCCAGATAGTGATGCAAGAGAAAAATCTATTGAAAGTTTTTTAGATGAAGTACAAAGATGTGAAATTTTAGCTTTAGATAGACTAAATTTTCATCCAGGAAGTCACTTACGAAAAATAAGTGAAGAAGAGTGTTTAGATAATATTGCCGAGTCAATGAATAGAGTAATAGATAAAACAAGTGCTGTAAAACTTGTGATTGAAAATACAGCAGGTCAAGGAAGTAATCTTGGATATAAATTTGAACATTTAGCTTATATTATAGATAAAATTGAAGATAAAGCCAGAGTTGGAGTATGTATTGATACCTGTCATATGTTCACTGCTGGTTATGATATTAGAACACGTGAAGCTTATGATAAAACTTGGAATGAATTTGAAAAAATCGTAGGATTTAAATACTTAAGTGGAATGCATATAAATGACTCAAAACCAGAACTTGGTAGTCGTGTTGATAGACATGATAGTTTAGGCTGTGGAAAAATTGGTTGGGATGCTTTTGAATTTATAATGAATGATAAAAGAATGGATGATATTCCTCTAGTTTTAGAAACAATTGATGAATCTATTTGGGCAGAAGAGATAAAAACTTTATATAATTTTATTAAATAA
- a CDS encoding UDP-N-acetylmuramate dehydrogenase, with protein sequence MNSVKIVDFKRYSSIHIGPLKEVLVINEIGDYKDYQIIGRANNLLVSPNCEKNFAVLGEEFDYIKEDEKFLYVGCATTSGKLLTYTRKNDIANLEFLAKLPGNLGGLVKMNAGLKSWEVFNYIEKIKTKDGYINKENIDFSYRETKINTIVYEVVFRKEYGFSQDRLKEFTKMRDNQPNMASAGSCFKNPKGDFAGRLIEAVGLKGHKVGDMGFSEQHANFLVNYGDGSFEDAIYLINLAKEKIKKEFDINIEEEIIIYS encoded by the coding sequence ATGAATAGTGTAAAAATAGTTGACTTTAAAAGATACTCTTCTATTCATATAGGACCTTTAAAAGAAGTTTTAGTTATAAATGAAATAGGTGATTATAAAGATTATCAAATAATTGGAAGAGCAAATAATCTACTTGTTTCTCCAAATTGTGAAAAAAATTTTGCCGTTTTAGGTGAAGAATTTGATTATATAAAAGAAGATGAAAAATTTTTATATGTAGGTTGCGCAACAACAAGTGGAAAACTTCTAACATATACAAGAAAAAATGATATAGCAAATTTAGAATTTTTAGCAAAATTACCTGGAAATTTAGGCGGTTTAGTAAAAATGAATGCTGGACTTAAATCTTGGGAAGTTTTTAACTATATTGAAAAAATAAAAACAAAAGATGGATATATCAATAAAGAAAATATTGATTTTTCATATAGAGAAACAAAAATAAATACTATAGTTTATGAAGTAGTTTTTCGTAAAGAGTATGGCTTTTCACAAGATAGGTTAAAAGAGTTTACAAAAATGCGAGACAACCAACCAAATATGGCAAGTGCAGGAAGCTGTTTTAAAAATCCAAAAGGTGATTTTGCAGGACGACTTATAGAAGCAGTTGGGCTAAAAGGTCATAAAGTTGGTGATATGGGATTTTCTGAACAACATGCAAATTTTTTAGTAAATTATGGCGATGGTTCATTTGAAGATGCAATTTATCTAATAAATTTAGCAAAAGAAAAAATCAAAAAAGAGTTCGATATAAATATAGAAGAAGAGATTATTATTTATAGTTGA
- a CDS encoding tetratricopeptide repeat protein, with protein sequence MIKQILLSIVTLFLFTACSFKMPSFLSFDFFGSTDYTALLDEANKCQELENEATKLDCYKKIENTNSFAQIRLGTYWADKKDYKSALKYLNQAKNNDNIYANLPLSFLYYKGEGVEKDLNKSFELLEKSSDVDPTSAYQLSRFYLQGINTKIDNEKGVELLEFAASQGVLEAQKMLVNTYKNGLFKQPRDQVKVDFWQKKIKENKEDINRKIYIL encoded by the coding sequence ATGATAAAACAAATTTTACTCTCAATAGTAACTCTATTTTTATTTACGGCTTGTTCATTTAAAATGCCATCATTTTTAAGTTTTGATTTTTTTGGTTCGACTGATTACACAGCACTTTTGGATGAAGCGAATAAATGCCAAGAATTAGAAAATGAAGCTACAAAATTGGATTGCTATAAAAAAATAGAAAATACTAACTCTTTTGCACAAATTAGATTAGGAACTTATTGGGCTGATAAAAAAGATTATAAATCAGCTTTAAAATATCTAAATCAAGCTAAAAACAATGACAATATCTATGCAAATTTACCTTTGTCTTTTTTGTATTATAAAGGTGAAGGGGTAGAAAAAGATTTAAATAAATCTTTTGAATTATTGGAAAAATCTAGTGATGTTGATCCAACATCTGCTTATCAACTTTCAAGATTTTATCTTCAAGGAATAAATACAAAAATTGATAATGAAAAAGGTGTTGAACTACTTGAATTTGCAGCTTCACAAGGTGTTTTAGAAGCACAAAAAATGTTAGTAAATACATATAAAAATGGACTTTTTAAACAACCAAGAGATCAAGTAAAAGTTGATTTCTGGCAAAAGAAAATAAAAGAAAATAAAGAGGATATAAATCGTAAAATTTATATCTTATAA
- the dauA gene encoding C4-dicarboxylic acid transporter DauA has protein sequence MKDNILSGLTVGIIALPLSMALAIATGVPPELGLYTAIIAGIFAAVFGSSKINISGPTAAFIVILIPIVQEFGITGLLLCGLLSGIILVLIGVLKLGTLIELIPYPVTVGFTSGIAVVIATFQIKDFFGLTIPNFEGSYLDKIYLIFNSFHTFNIYEFFIGALTLFLLIFWSKTKNKIPSALIALSITTIVVAFLNIYFNLDISTINSTFTYKIGDLEGTGIPPVPLQFSLPWSFLEPKDINVELIYKLLPHAIAIAILGALESLLCAVISDGMTGNKTNPNKELIGQGIANIVVPFFGGIPATAAIARTVVNIKSGGTSKLSSIVHSLFILVSITFLAKYLSYLPMASLSALLLMVAWNMSEVKHFINILKVAPKDDIYVLLTCFFLTVLIDMQIAVAVGIGLASILFIKRTIDLYSIELVNSDLSVHPDIPETISIYDINGPMFFGAAQNALKTLLNTNEKTTVVILNMKNVSMIDMTAIVALKSIIENFENKNKKLIFSGLNSRILKKLERTKLSYVTSFSNLEDAIKYSKQLGKIKP, from the coding sequence ATGAAAGATAATATTTTATCGGGTTTAACAGTTGGAATAATTGCTCTTCCTTTATCTATGGCTTTAGCAATTGCAACTGGTGTTCCACCTGAACTTGGTCTTTATACAGCAATTATTGCAGGGATATTTGCAGCAGTTTTTGGAAGTAGCAAAATAAATATCTCTGGACCAACTGCTGCATTTATAGTAATCTTAATTCCTATTGTTCAAGAGTTTGGAATTACTGGATTGCTTCTTTGTGGTTTATTATCTGGAATTATTTTAGTTTTAATTGGAGTTTTAAAACTTGGAACTTTAATTGAGTTAATTCCATATCCTGTAACTGTAGGTTTTACTTCTGGAATTGCAGTTGTGATTGCAACTTTTCAAATAAAAGATTTTTTTGGATTAACAATTCCAAATTTTGAGGGAAGTTATTTAGATAAAATTTATTTAATTTTTAACTCTTTTCACACGTTTAATATTTACGAATTTTTTATAGGTGCATTAACACTTTTTTTACTTATTTTTTGGTCTAAAACAAAAAATAAAATTCCATCAGCTTTAATAGCTTTATCTATTACAACTATTGTAGTCGCTTTTTTAAATATCTATTTTAATCTTGATATTTCAACTATAAATTCAACTTTTACTTATAAGATAGGAGATTTAGAGGGAACAGGAATTCCTCCTGTTCCTTTACAATTTTCTTTACCTTGGTCTTTTTTAGAGCCAAAAGATATAAATGTTGAATTAATTTATAAACTTCTTCCTCATGCAATTGCAATTGCAATTTTAGGAGCTTTAGAATCTCTTTTATGTGCTGTTATAAGTGATGGTATGACTGGAAATAAAACTAATCCAAATAAAGAGTTAATTGGACAAGGAATTGCAAACATAGTTGTTCCATTTTTTGGAGGAATTCCTGCAACTGCCGCAATTGCAAGAACAGTTGTAAATATAAAATCAGGTGGAACTTCAAAGTTATCTTCAATTGTTCACTCTTTGTTTATTTTAGTTTCAATTACATTTTTAGCAAAATATCTTTCATATTTGCCTATGGCTTCACTTTCTGCCCTTTTGCTTATGGTTGCTTGGAATATGTCAGAAGTTAAACATTTTATAAATATTTTAAAAGTTGCGCCAAAAGACGATATATATGTATTGTTAACTTGCTTTTTTTTAACAGTTTTAATAGATATGCAAATAGCAGTTGCTGTGGGAATTGGACTTGCTTCTATACTATTTATAAAAAGAACAATTGATTTGTATTCAATTGAATTGGTAAATAGTGATTTATCAGTTCATCCAGATATTCCAGAGACTATTTCTATTTATGATATTAATGGTCCAATGTTTTTTGGTGCTGCCCAAAATGCTTTAAAAACTCTTTTAAATACAAATGAAAAAACAACAGTAGTAATTTTAAATATGAAAAATGTATCTATGATTGATATGACTGCTATAGTTGCACTTAAGTCAATTATTGAGAATTTTGAAAATAAAAATAAGAAGTTGATTTTTAGTGGTTTAAATTCAAGGATTTTAAAAAAACTTGAAAGAACAAAATTAAGTTATGTAACAAGTTTTTCAAATCTTGAAGATGCTATAAAATATTCAAAACAACTTGGAAAAATAAAACCTTAA
- a CDS encoding menaquinone biosynthesis family protein, producing the protein MSKIISVGHSPDADDIFMYYAIKFGWVSLDDTKFENIALDIETLNQATLKGIYDICAISFALYPFVKDDYALLKTAVSFGQGYGPKLIKKKGTTLKRNFKVALSGEFTTNALLFKIAYPDARITYMNFLDIEKAVLDGTVDAGVLIHESILTYDKELEVEREIWDIWVELCEGEDLPLPLGGMCLRRSIPLHDAIKYENALIKAVDVANKNRKTLAPMLLEKGLIRVDASTLDKYLDLYANDTSVKMSEIQYKALDKLFSLGYKHGHYQNLIKAEDFLIPSEYEELRSR; encoded by the coding sequence ATGAGCAAAATTATTAGTGTAGGTCATTCACCTGATGCCGATGATATATTTATGTATTATGCTATTAAATTTGGCTGGGTAAGTTTAGATGACACAAAATTTGAAAATATTGCTTTAGATATAGAGACTTTAAATCAAGCAACACTAAAAGGCATTTATGATATTTGTGCTATTTCATTTGCTTTATATCCATTTGTAAAAGATGATTATGCTTTACTTAAAACTGCTGTTTCATTTGGACAAGGTTATGGACCAAAACTTATAAAGAAAAAAGGAACTACTTTAAAAAGAAACTTCAAAGTAGCACTTAGTGGCGAATTTACAACAAATGCCCTTTTATTTAAAATTGCTTATCCAGATGCAAGAATTACTTACATGAACTTTTTAGATATAGAAAAAGCAGTTCTTGATGGAACTGTTGATGCTGGAGTTCTAATCCATGAATCTATTTTAACTTATGATAAAGAGTTAGAAGTTGAACGAGAAATTTGGGATATTTGGGTTGAATTATGTGAAGGAGAAGATTTACCTCTTCCACTTGGTGGAATGTGTTTAAGACGTTCTATTCCACTTCATGATGCTATAAAATATGAAAATGCTTTAATAAAAGCTGTTGATGTTGCAAATAAAAATAGAAAAACTTTAGCTCCAATGTTACTTGAAAAAGGTCTTATCAGAGTTGATGCATCAACTTTAGATAAATATTTAGACCTTTATGCAAATGATACTTCAGTAAAAATGAGTGAAATCCAATATAAAGCCTTGGATAAACTTTTTAGTTTAGGTTATAAACATGGGCACTATCAAAATTTGATAAAAGCAGAAGATTTTTTAATTCCAAGCGAATATGAAGAGTTAAGAAGTAGATGA
- a CDS encoding ATP-binding protein, translating to MKEVINFIKAKNIEETTFFAQLKCSVEEAKILQFMSKEFVNGRDTLCVIDILTEFYDTKNYEHLEKLDLIKSLLEFGWLIQVSFDQVKLSEASKLELINSNVSLSSAYLKMLENGSSDFVLPEIKNYSDHLEYLQDQFFRIDLAQQLNVVKKNFDVNSPSSNRLKSKLLLLENRIKERIKVTSNSIMLEDFFKENNLNEQEQTLFLALLKEEYSGGDGSLRDMNSLIELISSDDYEKIKYRSLLEESSTLVSKSLIDYDEVLTPFGGINRNFYIPDEVLYKISHPTKKSTAVGKIKLDTVIKEQDMFELISTTKNLDDVILNEKTKETLDLLLKQVDKDVINRLKQWGIKDKKRGIEAKIIFYGVAGTGKTLTALALAKSLKKEVLSFDCSKILSMYIGESEKNVRSIFDKYYELRSQTKSEPILLLNEADQFLSARSSGNASSSDKMHNQMQNIFLEQIERFDGILIATTNLLENLDKAFSRRFNYKIEFVKPNKNQRIALWKKLLPSNLPLEESFDIEELAKYELTGGQIELVIKNTAYKIAVNDNPIFKLEDFKEQITKEQKGQFDSETKVGFF from the coding sequence ATGAAAGAGGTAATAAATTTTATAAAAGCAAAAAATATAGAAGAAACAACTTTTTTTGCCCAATTAAAATGTTCAGTTGAAGAAGCTAAAATATTACAATTTATGTCAAAAGAGTTTGTAAATGGAAGAGATACTCTTTGTGTAATTGATATATTAACTGAATTTTATGATACGAAAAACTATGAGCATTTAGAAAAATTGGATTTAATAAAATCTCTTTTAGAATTTGGTTGGTTAATACAAGTTTCTTTTGATCAAGTAAAACTAAGTGAAGCTTCAAAACTTGAGCTAATCAACTCAAATGTATCTTTATCAAGTGCTTATTTAAAAATGTTAGAAAATGGAAGTAGTGATTTTGTATTACCAGAAATCAAAAATTATTCAGATCATTTGGAATATTTACAAGACCAATTTTTTAGAATAGATTTAGCTCAGCAACTAAATGTAGTTAAGAAAAACTTTGATGTAAATAGTCCTAGTTCAAATAGACTAAAATCAAAACTTTTACTTTTAGAAAATAGAATAAAAGAGAGAATAAAAGTTACTTCTAACTCAATTATGCTTGAAGATTTTTTTAAAGAAAATAATCTAAATGAACAAGAACAAACTCTATTTTTAGCACTTTTAAAAGAGGAATATTCTGGAGGAGATGGAAGTTTAAGAGATATGAATTCTTTAATTGAATTAATCTCAAGTGATGATTATGAAAAAATTAAATATAGAAGTTTACTTGAAGAGAGTTCAACTTTAGTTTCAAAATCACTTATTGATTATGATGAAGTTTTAACTCCTTTTGGTGGAATAAATAGAAATTTTTATATTCCAGATGAAGTTTTATACAAAATTTCTCATCCTACTAAAAAAAGTACAGCTGTTGGAAAAATCAAACTTGATACTGTTATTAAAGAACAAGATATGTTTGAACTGATTTCTACAACAAAAAATTTAGATGATGTAATTTTAAATGAAAAAACAAAAGAGACTTTAGATTTACTTTTAAAACAAGTTGATAAAGATGTAATAAATAGATTGAAACAGTGGGGAATAAAAGATAAAAAAAGAGGAATTGAAGCAAAAATAATCTTTTATGGAGTTGCTGGAACTGGAAAAACTTTAACAGCACTTGCTTTAGCAAAATCTTTGAAAAAAGAGGTTTTAAGCTTTGACTGTTCAAAAATCTTATCAATGTATATTGGTGAGAGTGAAAAAAATGTTAGAAGTATTTTTGATAAATATTATGAACTAAGAAGCCAAACAAAAAGTGAGCCAATTTTACTTTTAAATGAAGCTGATCAATTTTTAAGTGCAAGAAGTAGTGGAAATGCAAGTAGCAGTGACAAAATGCATAATCAAATGCAAAATATCTTTTTAGAACAAATTGAAAGATTTGATGGAATATTAATTGCAACTACAAACTTGCTTGAAAACTTAGATAAAGCATTTTCAAGAAGATTCAACTACAAAATTGAGTTTGTAAAACCAAATAAAAATCAAAGAATTGCTCTTTGGAAAAAACTTCTTCCTTCTAATTTACCTTTAGAAGAAAGTTTTGATATAGAAGAGTTAGCAAAATACGAACTTACTGGTGGGCAAATAGAACTTGTTATAAAAAATACAGCATATAAAATAGCAGTAAATGACAATCCTATTTTTAAACTTGAAGATTTTAAAGAACAAATAACTAAAGAACAAAAAGGTCAATTTGATAGTGAAACTAAAGTTGGATTTTTTTAA
- a CDS encoding multidrug effflux MFS transporter — translation MKKRLINFKFILTIALIEVLCYMAIDMYLASMPNIASYFGTSYSKVQLTLTFYLFSMGIGQLFFGPIIDYFGRKIPLILGVLLYSLCSILITFSTNIELFLLFRIIQGLSVALIYVSIISMVRDVSKGRVAANIFAILITIGAITPILAPTFGGYIEQEFGWKTVFYTLFSLAILLSIMSFFTLQETLKEEKKVKINFKNIFIIYFKIIKDRKFLTPAITACLMYMFVFAYIAGASFAYQEIYKLDSKTFGLIFGATGSALLFGALLSTRLLKVFNMKQLSISGAFILVIGSIISFFSANITFIGFDGIVAGFFISFFGLGLCEASLFSMAMSSQEKSVGATAALLGSLQLLLPASATLVAGYLVEISIIYWLGIILFLGILSFLFTYIVFNNKKTLSN, via the coding sequence ATGAAAAAAAGATTAATTAATTTTAAATTTATTCTTACTATTGCTCTAATAGAAGTACTTTGTTATATGGCAATTGATATGTATTTAGCATCTATGCCAAATATTGCATCATATTTTGGAACTTCTTATTCTAAAGTACAATTAACCCTTACTTTTTATCTATTTTCAATGGGAATTGGTCAACTATTTTTTGGTCCAATAATAGATTATTTTGGAAGAAAAATACCTTTGATATTAGGAGTTCTACTCTACTCTTTATGTTCGATTTTAATTACATTTTCAACAAATATTGAACTATTTTTACTTTTTAGAATTATTCAAGGTTTAAGTGTTGCTTTAATATATGTTTCTATTATAAGTATGGTAAGAGATGTATCAAAAGGAAGAGTTGCAGCAAATATCTTTGCAATATTAATTACTATTGGAGCAATAACTCCTATTTTAGCTCCAACTTTTGGAGGATATATAGAACAAGAGTTTGGATGGAAAACTGTATTTTATACACTGTTTTCATTAGCAATCCTTTTATCAATAATGTCTTTTTTTACACTACAAGAGACTTTAAAAGAGGAAAAGAAAGTAAAAATAAATTTTAAAAATATTTTTATTATCTATTTCAAAATTATAAAAGACAGAAAATTTTTAACTCCTGCTATTACAGCTTGTTTGATGTATATGTTTGTATTTGCATATATTGCAGGAGCTAGTTTTGCTTATCAAGAAATTTATAAACTTGATTCAAAAACATTTGGTTTGATATTTGGAGCAACAGGAAGTGCACTTTTGTTTGGAGCACTACTTTCTACTAGGCTATTAAAAGTATTTAATATGAAACAACTATCTATTTCGGGAGCTTTTATTTTAGTTATTGGCTCAATTATTAGTTTTTTTAGTGCAAATATTACTTTTATTGGTTTTGATGGAATAGTTGCAGGATTTTTTATCTCATTTTTTGGTTTAGGACTTTGTGAAGCAAGTCTATTTTCTATGGCTATGTCTTCTCAAGAAAAATCAGTAGGAGCAACTGCTGCACTTTTAGGTTCATTACAACTTTTACTTCCAGCAAGTGCAACTTTGGTAGCGGGATATTTAGTAGAAATATCGATTATTTATTGGTTAGGAATTATTCTTTTTTTAGGAATTTTATCTTTCTTATTTACTTATATAGTTTTTAATAATAAAAAAACTTTAAGCAATTAA
- a CDS encoding TetR/AcrR family transcriptional regulator, whose translation MSTKNKIDKNHLIKVIEEIILDEGISGLSIRKVATKANISIGGVQYIFGNKDGMIKAVAHKNEDDYNQQIELLSKNDSSNYAKLKAHIQYISNYNSTEEFNKMSKMINILLQNEVILKEFQEWYSDSLKSIDTNTQEGKKLRLAFLLSEGLFSLLSLKYINLSDKEQKEIFEDLKTFLL comes from the coding sequence TTGAGTACAAAAAATAAGATTGATAAAAATCATTTAATAAAAGTTATTGAAGAAATAATTCTAGATGAAGGAATCTCTGGTTTAAGTATTAGAAAGGTTGCTACAAAAGCAAATATTTCAATAGGTGGTGTTCAATATATTTTTGGAAATAAAGATGGAATGATAAAAGCAGTTGCACATAAAAATGAAGATGATTATAATCAACAAATAGAGCTTTTATCAAAAAATGACAGTTCTAATTATGCTAAATTAAAAGCACATATTCAATATATCTCAAATTACAATAGTACAGAAGAATTTAATAAAATGTCAAAAATGATAAATATACTTTTGCAAAATGAAGTTATTTTAAAAGAATTTCAAGAATGGTATAGTGACTCTTTAAAATCTATTGATACAAATACACAGGAAGGTAAAAAATTAAGATTAGCATTTCTATTGTCAGAAGGTTTATTTTCTCTCTTATCTTTAAAATATATAAACCTATCAGACAAAGAACAAAAAGAGATTTTTGAAGATTTAAAAACTTTCCTACTATAA